AGGATTCTGTCCCGGACCTTCATGAATTATTAGCCCAAAAATTACTCACTTTCCGTGAAATTAAAAGTGTAATTTCCCGTAGACGCCAGTTTGAATTTGACATTCTCAGCCCTGACCCCAATCTCTCCCTCATCTCCTACAAAAATTATCTCAAATATGAACTTGAACTTCATAAATTTCTACTCTCCAGATTTCATCAATTCAAACTAAACCACAACCCTAACACTTGTGGTAACTCTACCAATGGACATACCACccacaataataatactattaccCCCGGAAATATTCCTAATACCCCTGGAAACACTAATACCCGTGGAAACACTCGAAATAGCACCGAGAATACCCCTGGAAATACTAATACCCTTGGAAACACCCGTCGAAACACTGGTGTAAACACTATGAGAAGGGGTATGAGTTTAAAGTTGATGTTAAAACTGCATAGTGAGCGTCATATAAATGGGATATTCCGTCGTGGTATAAACCGTTTCATGGGTAACACTGAgttgtataaattataccTAAGCTATTGTAAGAAGATGAAGTCGTATAAGTTATTTGAAAGGGTAATTGTGAACGGCATTAGCAAGAACCCAAACGAGGAAAGTTTATGGCTAATTTTTGCCTCTTACGTGCTGAAGACCAAGGGGATCAGAGCCTCAAAGAACATTATCCAGAAGTCACTCAGAATCCTTCCAAACAACCTAAAGCTACTCTCCTTCCTCATGAATCTAcaacttaaaattttaatcaacCACATCAACTCTGGTGATTCAGTCAACGGTAGCACAGTTGAGGGTGACTCAGTCAACAGGGGGATAGTTGACAGGGGTACAGTTGAGAATGACACAGTCAACAATGACACAGTTGAGGGAGACTTAGTTGACAGGGGTACAGGAGAATTGAGTAAATCTGAGTGTTTGGAGGAGCTGGAGAAGTGTTGgataatatttaagtatGGACGGAGTAACTTGAGTGAATCAGATTTAAAAGTGTTTAAAGAGGAAATTACTTCAGTTATTCGGAGAATTCACACTCAAAACCCTCAATTGAAAAGTTctataaacaaattattacacaaTATTACTACTACAGAGGGTAAAGAGTACTAGGAGTTGTACGGTTGACTATTTCCAATTTTGTTTGTAAAGTTGAGTGGTGTCGATAATCttttttcttttatttatGCGATTAGATTGTAGATTTATTATTGACTTATTCACATTTATGTCCCTGTTCTCCTCCTTTCTCACCGTCACTCCTTTTGGCGCCAATCCCACCATCTTACTCTATAATCAGTATTATAGCatagttaaattagctccctctaggggtattaaTTAGGTAGCTCCCTCTTCCCTATATAGTTTAggtagctccctctaggggtatatagttaatagtattagaattagctccctctcggggtatataattctaggtatagttaattagctccctctaggggtatatagtatatatagtaataactatagtaaGATAGTGTTGTGTGGGATACTTGGAATGATTTCCAGGAGTTGACTCTTAGGTCTCTGGTTTTATCCCACTCAACTTGGTGCTGTAACTTCTCCTTCTCcaaattcatcaaattACTCTGaatctacacaattatcaacttacaattatataattgagGTAACTAGATAGACTGTAGACTGAGTAGATGGTGGGTAATACATTTTTTTCGTATTGTATATTAGCTTTGATGCAGTTTTCGGCGTATTCTCTGCGTTCCTGTTGTTTGTTCAGGATGTTAACGCACTCCTTCTCTATCTCGCCCTCAAAACTCTTCAAATCCACGTCCCTTCCCATACTATACAATTCTACAACAATCAAcattattcatattattacaatagtaatagtgtgTAGATACCAAGTTGAGTGGTGTCGAGTTTGATTTTATGCCGTTTGTAGACGATTTTCCGGGCATCCTCGTAGATTTCCTTGTACTTCTCCCTTATGTCCACCTTCTTTATCTCATTATACGCGTCCTtcaatactaataatttacatcaATTATGTGTATAACCAGAAATTAGAcccagagggagctaaGTAACTAGGTGAtagggagagggagctatcttatcatactttactatatacccctagagggagctactttaccATATacttactatatacccctagagggagctaacttaaatatatacctatagtatttaactatatacccttagagggagctaatttaactatataatcttaactatatacctagAATACCTAGgtatatacccctagagggagctatcttaactatagttaactctatacccctagagggagctaattaactatagttaactctatacccctagagggagctaattaactatagttaactctatacccctagagggagctaattagagaagagggagctaaataaCTGAGGAACTGGATCCGTTTGACCAAGCCCAGTAACGTAAATACCTTGAAAAGCCTGCGGTGCCTTATCATGTTTACACTTGTCCGGATGTACCAATAAACTCAACTAAACCAACCCatcaacacatttacacaattagataaagtaataaagtaataaaGTAATAGAGTGATAAAGTGAATAGAGTGAATAAGTGAATTACTTTGTGGTATCGTTGTTTGATATCTTCTTCGGTGGCGTCTGGTTTAAGTTGTAGGACTTGGTAGGGACTTGAGAACGTTTGCGAGGTTAGCCTCAGGATTAAACCCTTGGAATCCAACTTTATATTCTTATTATCATACTCGACCTTGCCgcctacacatttttattctattcCAACTCACTCAACGTGTTTATCTCCTCgtaaaataactttaaCATCTCATCCACAGCGTCGTTAGCTTTATTTTCCACATTTTCCAGTGGATTTTCCACATTTTCCAGTGGATTTTCCACATTTTCCACATTTTCTGGTGGATTATCTGGTGGATTTTCGGTGGTATTTGGGGAATCGTTTGCTGTGGACGGGTTTACAgttttttctaaattttcaccattttcatcatcatcGGATGTTTTTTTAGCGTCATTTTCTgacattataaaaattattttaacaaatttacaaaaatctatagaatttacaaatttataaaatttataaaaaataaaaaataattataaaataataaaaataaaattaataaaataaaaaagggaaggagtaaattattgttagtTGTAGGTGGTTCCTTCTTCGGGTTGCAGTAGTCTTCGGTTGAAATGGCTTGCCATTTGTCTGCGAATATCGACCAGAACAGATTCTATCGTCAGCTGCCGCTTCCAGTATTTCAACGTACTAAAATGTTCCGATAACAcctaaaacacatttttacacattttttacattattttacacatttttaatagtattttacacactaatttacacacttttacacatcttttatagtattttacacactaatttacacatttacacacattttacacactaacaTAGTTACACACTGACGtgtcttttttacacatttttacacacttacacacaCTAAAGTATTTTACGATTATTACTGTAATGTTAAGACGGTGTGGAGATACGTTTCCGTTGGAGTCAACTCCCGTGAGCGCAATTTTGGTGATGAATTTTAACTTTGGCGGCTTCTCCGGGTACTCGTCGTCACACGTAACAGACAAACAATAAATCCGATTCTCATAATTCGTCTAATACATCAATTTTACACCaatattatgttaattttacaccaaATTTTACCTATTTAAGGcctaattttacacttattttaGTACTAATTTTAGACTATTTTAGtactaattttactctaattttaagtattttaacactaattttaagtattttaacactaattcagtagtattttaactctaattttacacttattttacctatTTAAGGcctaattttacacttattttacctatTTAAGGcctaattttacacttattttacctatTTAAGGcctaattttacactaattttactctaattttaagtattttaacactaattttaagtattttaacactaattttaagtattttaactctaattttacacttattttacctatTTAAGGcctaattttacacttattttacctatTTAAGGcctaattttacacttattttacctatTTAAGGcctaattttacactaattttaagtattttaacactaattcagtagtattttaactctaattttatgttaatattatgttaattaattgtataaatgaGATACCCCGGGGTATCCGAGGATTGTGCAGGACCAATTGGTGAGTGTGATGTCGTCAGGTCGTTCGAGGCCGAATGAAACGCCGTCGCTTACGCAGCCCTTCTGGCCCCTTTCAAGCTCGTCAATTAGCTTAAAACTACGAGGCACTCTCAcctgaaaattttttaccttatataaaattaattaattaccTCGTCcatttaatgaaataactaaaattaattatgaaaaacataaaattaattatggaaacataaaatcaattatggaaacataaaattaataatgaaagataaaaatatccTCCGGAAATTCACTGGTAAATTTCAgtcataaattatattaactcAGCCTTCCTGCCACATAAATCACataatattacattaaattattgcAGGagattaaatttacaattgttTGATTTGTGAGATTGTGACTTTGGTGAAGAAAATTTCATGGTTAAAGAGCGAGGGAATTATGTTGGTGACATCCTCAGTGTGTGCCAAACGCCTCAGCAGAGGCACTAAATCACACAATTCTGAGTCATTTTCATCGTTAAACCACGTCTCAATGGGTATGGCATTTTCCGGATTTAAACAGTAACAACAGGGCGAATTATCAATAGTAACCACGTCCTTCAGGGGCTTATTAAGAATCTCAAGATCCTTAATGTAGTAACCGTTCCAGTACTTACAACTGTCCCTGAATAATCTTCTCTTACACACCCCGTCAGGGTCAATGAAGTCAATCACGGGGTCCGCGTACGATTTTAAACCCGCAGTAAAAATCACAATCTCGTAAAAATTCGATACCACAGATAAAAACTCAGACAAGTACGGACGCTTACCTATGTAAATCGTTCTCTCCACACCATTCTGCATCAACTACAATCATTATCAACtattgtttttatatttattatcattaatactatagtatgAATAGTACAGTGGTTTAGTAATATTCCGGGTGAACTCCAAAGTCAAGCGACaattggcccggatagtagtgaggcggGGGACCGCCATAGGGAGCTAATTACctaactataatactacagtttactacaatattaatactacaGTAAGTTGGAATAGTCTAGTGGTATATGTATATCCCCTATGAAAGGCAAAGTCAAGCGGAGattggcccggatagtagtgaggtGGGGGACTGCCACGGGGAGCTATTTACCTAACTAAATCATAACAATATACTTACTTGCATTGGGAAAGAGTTGTTTGAGGGTTCGAATGAGGAGTGAATTAGCGTTTCATCCAAATCTAACACCAGCATTTTTTTCTACAACAACATTAACTTGGGTTAAACTTACTCTTACTGTACAGACTTTGGGTACTAAAGTCGTGCCATACGTAAATCCCGTTTCCCTCCTTTCCTTGGCGATTCCCACTTCATAACGTGTTGTACCGCTGGTTACTGTGTTAAACTGTCGTGCTGTATGTTCAGTGTCATTAAGGTTGGAATCCTCTGGTATGGtgtaaatttcattaaaacGTATCAGAGTCGTGCTCTTTTCCATTACTTTACCAGATTTACGCGTTAATACTTGATAATTGCTGTGTATGTATCTAATGTGTAGGTGAAATTTGGCTAAGCTAACAACTGgttcaataaaattaaattattaaaatattaaaatttattaatttgaacATTCGAGGTAAAAAGTTAATCAAACtcaaaatgtgtaaggtAGGAATCCTATGCATGcataaaaatttatctCCATCAAATCTCcacattttaatcaaaccataaatatttaaacattaatcattattttaatattattttaatattaataatattagttaatattttaaattaaatttgtaaaaaaattttttacaatattacCATAGGTATgacataattttatgttaaaattagtccataattttgtatataaaatggtaaaaaaaatgttttatgAGTTTCGTTAAATTGGTTGAAAATTTGTGAAATTGTGAGATTCTGACACTACAAAATTTTCAgagtaaaatagtaaattaattttttaaaatgtcgAAACAAACTTCGCTAATTAATAAGCCGGAAACGGCCGATATGGTCGAACTCGCCCAGGGCCTCAAAAAGTTCTCAACCTATCCCttacatatattaattatatattaattatatataataatgttacAGAGTGGAGTGGATTCCGGATACGCGATTTCCCCTTTGTGGCACTTTTATCGTTCATCTAGAAGATCATACCTTCGGATCACTCATCAGATCGTAATCcacaaatattttattctataattttattctattttacttaattttatttaattttatttaataatttgggtaaatggtaaattagaaaattgaGTAAGGATGACAGAGTGACGTTTGTTGGCTATAGAATGCCGCATCCGTTGGAGAATAAGCTTGAGATAAGGATCAGGACTAAAACTGATAACCCGTTCACCGTCATTCTCAGCGCCATCACTAACCTCAGAACTAACCTCTCTCACCTCAAAAATCTCTATCTCGTACTTTTTATCcattttcacatttttacccatttttacactataataattatttttacactataataattatttttattttgttgtgttaattttgttgATTTAGACTACCCTGAAGGATCGCacttaaattaataattttaatttcctcAATTTTTCCCCCAATTTTTctcattaattaaattatttcattaattttattaatttataattttgttaattttctGAGATTCCGCGGAAAATTGTCTGTGCCACATAACACCAGACGTTACTAAGAATCTTTAGCACATTTGCGCTTTTAACATTTCACATTAATTTGCCAAATCCACCACTAAATGGAAACACCAAATCCATCTCTTTATTCCATCTCCAaacagtattttacacattattacattaattttacacattattcacacctttttacacattaattcacattattttactgataaattatctaataattaattgatttGTAGATTTTTAGTGTTTGGGAGGGGTTCGGAGTTGTTTTTTTACAACTTTAGGGACAAGTCTGAGCAATCTTTTAACCTCTCTGACGTCCTCTCCGACGTTGATTTTAACACCAAAATTGACAATTTCAACATTCTCGCACTCTCCACATACTCCAACAACACTAACAGAGTTACTAAATCTGAAAGTTTGAGAAATAAGTCAGAGGTTTCCGACATCTTTGTCACTGTGTTCCTCTCCAACGGCTTCATCGTCCTACTCAAACACGACACTCAACTAAAATACCATTTTCATCATCACATCCTTTCTACCACTTACCCTCAGAATGTTACTGTAGAACACACTGGAGAAACTGAGAATGTTGGAGACACTGTGGAAACTGTAGAAACTGAGAATGTGGAAACTATAGAAACTGGAGAAAGAGTATTGGTATCTACGATTAGAGTGAATGACTGGTATAGTTTCTATGTTCTGGGAGGTGtgttatatttgttaaGTTGGTCCAGGGACAGGACTGTTAAGCTCCATGACAATGTGTTACACTTTAGCGTATGCACGTCACAGGATAAGTTATTACTAGTCCTGGAGAATTCACTGTGTTTACTCACCGTTGACGAGCTCTTTCTGTCCAATTGTTTACACAGCCCAGACCCACACCTGGACGATAGTCACATGGAACAACTAATTGACATTAGCACATCGGGtttaaaaaacattttaGTGTCAAATAAGTTGGTATTTTTACTGTATAAGGAGGAGTTGTTATATACGTTTTTGAACAAGCTGAGCTTGTACAAGTTTACACCCGTACTAAATGTGACTTTCTTCAACTTTCAAACGGTCTCAGATATTAACCTAGTTCTCACCATTGACACGGAGTACACAGTTGTCATCTACGATTACGACACCGTAAACACTGTTATCACTCTCAAACAGATGGATTTAGTCAGTACTACAGAGGGCCAGAGTGGTGATTTACGATATAATGTGTGTGTGTTGTGTGATGACATGAGTTTGCTCCTGTTTGACAATCACAATCTGGTCCACAGCGTAAAATTACAACTTCAAGATGATAAACTTGTACTACACAATGTGAACAATTCTGAGAATGTCACTGAGGATGTAACGGACACTGGAACTGCAAAGAGAAATTTAGAAGAAAAAGAGGAAAAAGAGAAAGAAGAGGAGAGATATAAGAAGTTGAAGAGTATAAGGAGGAAGCGGTTTTTGGATTTGGAGGCGGTGGAGTTTGAGGATCCGCCAACTCACACCACCGTCCACACTACTGTCCACACTATGGACGATTCTATGGAGAGTAACTCTCAACTCTCCAAAGCCTCCCAAGATAAAGAAACCGCAACCACAGGGACTGGAACTGATGGAGATGTAGATGTGGGAGAGATGGGAGAGGGAGAGTATGACATTGAGAATTACTCTTATAACCAGTACGGCACGGAGAATTTGATGTATTT
The Theileria parva strain Muguga chromosome 3 map unlocalized ctg_530, whole genome shotgun sequence DNA segment above includes these coding regions:
- a CDS encoding U3 small nucleolar RNA-associated protein 6 family protein; the encoded protein is MADRVQKELEDSVPDLHELLAQKLLTFREIKSVISRRRQFEFDILSPDPNLSLISYKNYLKYELELHKFLLSRFHQFKLNHNPNTCGNSTNGHTTHNNNTITPGNIPNTPGNTNTRGNTRNSTENTPGNTNTLGNTRRNTGVNTMRRGMSLKLMLKLHSERHINGIFRRGINRFMGNTELYKLYLSYCKKMKSYKLFERVIVNGISKNPNEESLWLIFASYVLKTKGIRASKNIIQKSLRILPNNLKLLSFLMNLQLKILINHINSGDSVNGSTVEGDSVNRGIVDRGTVENDTVNNDTVEGDLVDRGTGELSKSECLEELEKCWIIFKYGRSNLSESDLKVFKEEITSVIRRIHTQNPQLKSSINKLLHNITTTEGKEY
- the Dnajc8 gene encoding DnaJ domain protein is translated as MSENDAKKTSDDDENGENLEKTVNPSTANDSPNTTENPPDNPPENVENVENPLENVENPLENVENKANDAVDEMLKLFYEEINTLSGKVEYDNKNIKLDSKGLILRLTSQTFSSPYQVLQLKPDATEEDIKQRYHKLSLLVHPDKCKHDKAPQAFQVLKDAYNEIKKVDIREKYKEIYEDARKIVYKRHKIKLDTTQLELYSMGRDVDLKSFEGEIEKECVNILNKQQERREYAENCIKANIQYEKNIQSNLMNLEKEKLQHQVEWDKTRDLRVNSWKSFQSKMVGLAPKGVTVRKEENRDINVNKSIINLQSNRINKRKKIIDTTQLYKQNWK
- the spm2 gene encoding Ubiquitin-conjugating enzyme E2 variant 1; the protein is MDEVRVPRSFKLIDELERGQKGCVSDGVSFGLERPDDITLTNWSCTILGYPGTNYENRIYCLSVTCDDEYPEKPPKLKFITKIALTGVDSNGNVSPHRLNITVLSEHFSTLKYWKRQLTIESVLVDIRRQMASHFNRRLLQPEEGTTYN
- the CTDSPL gene encoding dullard-like phosphatase domain protein, giving the protein MEKSTTLIRFNEIYTIPEDSNLNDTEHTARQFNTVTSGTTRYEVGIAKERRETGFTYGTTLVPKVCTVRKKMLVLDLDETLIHSSFEPSNNSFPMQLMQNGVERTIYIGKRPYLSEFLSVVSNFYEIVIFTAGLKSYADPVIDFIDPDGVCKRRLFRDSCKYWNGYYIKDLEILNKPLKDVVTIDNSPCCYCLNPENAIPIETWFNDENDSELCDLVPLLRRLAHTEDVTNIIPSLFNHEIFFTKVTISQIKQL
- the POLR2J gene encoding RNA polymerase Rpb3/Rpb11 dimerization domain protein, producing the protein MSKQTSLINKPETADMVELAQGLKKVEWIPDTRFPLCGTFIVHLEDHTFGSLIRSKLSKDDRVTFVGYRMPHPLENKLEIRIRTKTDNPFTVILSAITNLRTNLSHLKNLYLTTLKDRT